One genomic segment of Profundibacter amoris includes these proteins:
- a CDS encoding F0F1 ATP synthase subunit delta, giving the protein MSEPASISSGIAARYATAVFDLAKDGKKLKALEGDVNTLAAALAESDDLKALINSPIYTRQEQGKAITAIATKMKLSPIVKNTLGLMAGNRRLFVLPQLVENLRKLIAEEKGEVTAEVVSAKKLTKAQSDKLAKTLKASVGKTVIINPSVDESLIGGLIVKVGSKMIDTSIKSKLGNLQNAMKEVG; this is encoded by the coding sequence GTGTCTGAACCAGCTTCTATCTCATCCGGCATCGCCGCGCGTTATGCGACGGCAGTTTTTGATCTGGCCAAGGACGGCAAGAAACTGAAGGCGCTTGAAGGGGATGTGAATACCCTTGCAGCGGCCCTTGCCGAAAGCGACGACCTGAAGGCGTTGATCAATTCCCCGATCTATACCCGCCAAGAGCAGGGTAAGGCCATTACGGCGATCGCAACCAAAATGAAACTCTCGCCCATCGTGAAAAACACGCTGGGCCTGATGGCCGGCAACCGCCGCCTTTTCGTTCTGCCGCAACTGGTAGAAAACCTGCGCAAGCTGATTGCCGAGGAAAAGGGCGAAGTGACAGCCGAGGTCGTTTCTGCCAAGAAACTGACCAAAGCACAGAGTGACAAGCTTGCCAAAACGCTGAAAGCCAGCGTGGGCAAGACTGTTATTATCAATCCTTCCGTCGATGAATCCCTCATCGGCGGTTTAATCGTTAAAGTGGGCTCGAAGATGATCGACACCTCGATCAAATCCAAGCTCGGTAACCTCCAGAATGCAATGAAAGAGGTCGGATAA
- a CDS encoding class I SAM-dependent methyltransferase yields MHLDVLDLKAFYYRSALGRAAQRAVRERVVELWPEAKGQTVVGFGFAVPLLRPFLKDARRVTGLMPGPQGVMAWPAGMKNVAVLCEETMWPLETGSVDKLVVMHGLETSEHPWDLLQECYRVLGPGGRGLFIVPNRVGLWARSDRTPFGYGHPYSLGQLEAQLKSHGLIPERHVGALYTPPSQKRFWLRTGNFWEKAGRRIPTMVAGGVLLVEVSKQIPAPKRPGLSEAVRRPLRILEGVRAPEAKPV; encoded by the coding sequence ATGCACCTTGATGTGCTTGACCTGAAGGCATTCTATTATCGCTCGGCGCTGGGCCGCGCGGCGCAGCGGGCCGTACGCGAGCGCGTGGTCGAACTGTGGCCCGAGGCCAAGGGGCAAACCGTTGTCGGCTTCGGCTTTGCCGTGCCGCTGCTGCGCCCGTTCCTGAAGGACGCCCGCCGCGTGACCGGATTGATGCCGGGACCACAGGGGGTGATGGCCTGGCCGGCGGGGATGAAAAACGTCGCCGTTCTGTGCGAGGAAACCATGTGGCCGCTGGAAACCGGATCGGTGGACAAACTGGTGGTGATGCACGGGCTGGAAACCAGCGAACACCCGTGGGATTTGCTACAGGAATGTTACCGCGTGCTGGGACCGGGGGGGCGCGGGTTGTTCATCGTGCCCAACCGTGTTGGCCTGTGGGCGCGCAGTGACCGCACGCCGTTCGGCTATGGCCATCCCTACAGTCTGGGCCAGCTCGAGGCACAGTTGAAAAGCCACGGGTTGATCCCCGAACGCCACGTCGGCGCGCTCTATACCCCGCCGTCGCAAAAACGGTTCTGGCTGCGGACGGGGAATTTCTGGGAAAAGGCAGGGCGGCGGATCCCGACCATGGTGGCCGGCGGGGTGCTGCTGGTCGAGGTCAGCAAACAGATCCCGGCCCCCAAACGCCCGGGGCTGAGCGAGGCGGTCCGGCGGCCCTTGCGGATACTGGAAGGGGTGCGCGCACCCGAGGCGAAACCGGTCTGA
- a CDS encoding threonine aldolase family protein, producing MFFASDNTGPVHPAIMDALTLANAGYAMPYGADAMMDKVREQIREVFEAPEAAVYLVSTGTAANSLILATLAQPWDTIFCSPVAHIHEDECNAPEFFTGGAKLTLVNAPNAKINPDKLRRKIEAEETRGVHGPQRGPLSITQVTERGTVYTVEEITTLCGIAKSYGMPTHLDGARFANALVTLGCTPAEMTWKAGIDAVSFGGTKNGCMGVEAVIFFDPKHAWEFELRRKRGAHLPSKNRYLAAQMSAYLTSNLWLETARAANAATARLAEGVKQTEGAAFLYEPQANIIFAGWPRAAHQRLHDAGAQYHIMEGQLEGDNPDEILTARLVCDWSASDENIDQFLALLKG from the coding sequence ATGTTTTTTGCTTCTGACAACACCGGCCCCGTCCACCCCGCAATCATGGATGCGCTGACCCTTGCCAACGCGGGCTATGCCATGCCCTACGGCGCGGACGCGATGATGGACAAGGTGCGCGAACAAATCCGCGAGGTGTTCGAGGCGCCCGAGGCCGCCGTCTATCTGGTCTCGACCGGCACCGCCGCCAATTCGCTGATCCTTGCCACGCTGGCACAGCCCTGGGACACCATCTTCTGCTCGCCCGTCGCCCATATCCACGAGGACGAATGCAACGCGCCCGAGTTTTTCACCGGCGGGGCGAAACTGACACTGGTCAATGCCCCCAATGCCAAAATCAACCCCGACAAGCTGCGCCGTAAAATCGAGGCTGAAGAAACCCGCGGCGTCCACGGTCCGCAACGCGGCCCGCTGTCGATCACGCAAGTGACCGAACGCGGCACGGTTTACACGGTCGAGGAAATCACCACCCTGTGCGGGATCGCCAAATCTTACGGTATGCCCACCCATCTGGACGGTGCACGTTTTGCCAATGCGCTGGTGACGCTGGGCTGCACGCCGGCGGAAATGACGTGGAAGGCGGGCATTGATGCGGTCAGCTTTGGCGGCACCAAAAACGGCTGTATGGGGGTCGAGGCGGTGATCTTCTTTGACCCAAAACACGCGTGGGAGTTTGAATTGCGCCGCAAGCGGGGGGCGCATCTGCCCTCGAAAAACCGCTATCTGGCGGCGCAGATGTCGGCCTATCTGACCAGCAACCTGTGGCTGGAAACCGCCCGCGCCGCCAATGCCGCCACCGCGCGGCTGGCCGAAGGTGTGAAGCAAACCGAGGGCGCGGCGTTTCTGTATGAACCACAGGCCAACATCATCTTTGCCGGCTGGCCCCGCGCCGCGCACCAGCGGCTGCATGACGCGGGCGCGCAATATCACATCATGGAAGGGCAGCTCGAGGGCGACAACCCCGACGAGATCCTGACCGCGCGTCTGGTCTGTGACTGGTCTGCCAGTGATGAAAACATCGACCAGTTTCTGGCGCTGCTTAAAGGTTAA
- a CDS encoding alpha/beta fold hydrolase, which yields MVYMQHWGRGDQRALLLHCSLASSDAWRGVAGHLADDLSMSGIDFPGHGRSRDWDRQGDYHAVCRDAAVGALEEPVHLIGHSLGATVALRLAVERPELVRALVLIEPVFFAAAKGLDAYAVFEEAVAPFAEAIEAGRNEDAARMFTDLWGTGAAWQDLPAALRQSFVDRIGLIPATEGALYHDNAGVVADGKIEAITCPVLLIEGDQSPAIINAINGALAERLPDATRVSIKGAGHMVPITHAKEVAQAIGGFLNL from the coding sequence ATGGTTTACATGCAGCATTGGGGCAGGGGGGACCAGAGGGCGCTGCTGCTGCATTGTTCGTTGGCCAGTTCGGACGCATGGCGCGGGGTGGCGGGGCATCTGGCGGATGATCTGTCAATGTCGGGGATTGATTTCCCCGGCCACGGGCGCAGTCGGGATTGGGACAGGCAGGGGGATTATCATGCAGTTTGCAGGGACGCGGCTGTAGGCGCGCTGGAGGAACCGGTGCACCTGATCGGTCACTCGCTGGGGGCGACCGTTGCGCTGCGGCTGGCTGTTGAGCGACCGGAACTGGTGCGCGCGCTGGTTTTGATCGAGCCGGTGTTCTTTGCGGCGGCCAAGGGCTTGGATGCCTATGCCGTGTTTGAGGAAGCCGTTGCGCCCTTTGCCGAAGCAATCGAAGCGGGGCGGAATGAAGATGCGGCAAGGATGTTCACCGACCTGTGGGGCACGGGGGCGGCGTGGCAGGATTTGCCCGCCGCGTTGCGCCAGTCCTTTGTGGACCGGATCGGATTGATTCCGGCCACTGAGGGGGCCTTGTATCATGACAATGCGGGTGTGGTTGCGGACGGGAAAATCGAGGCGATTACCTGTCCGGTGCTTTTGATCGAGGGGGACCAGTCACCTGCAATTATAAATGCTATCAACGGGGCTTTGGCCGAACGGTTGCCCGATGCGACGCGGGTCAGCATCAAAGGGGCGGGGCATATGGTGCCGATCACCCATGCCAAAGAGGTTGCGCAGGCGATCGGCGGTTTTCTTAACCTTTAA
- a CDS encoding F0F1 ATP synthase subunit epsilon, giving the protein MADTMQFDLVSPERSLASLQATEVMLPAAEGDMTVLPDHAPVITTLRPGVVKVNGPEGEADFVVTGGFVEITSEGVSVLAEQAHAGNEVKKADLESAYTFAREQAEKASDEDKSAAEKLVADFAQLLEDME; this is encoded by the coding sequence ATGGCTGACACTATGCAATTCGATCTGGTTTCGCCTGAACGCAGCCTTGCGTCGCTTCAGGCGACCGAGGTTATGCTTCCGGCGGCCGAGGGTGACATGACAGTGTTGCCCGACCACGCCCCGGTTATCACCACCCTGCGCCCCGGCGTGGTCAAGGTGAACGGGCCAGAAGGTGAAGCGGATTTCGTCGTAACCGGCGGTTTCGTTGAAATCACTTCCGAAGGTGTTTCGGTTCTGGCCGAACAGGCACATGCCGGTAACGAGGTCAAAAAGGCCGATCTGGAAAGCGCATACACATTTGCCCGCGAACAGGCCGAAAAAGCCAGCGACGAGGACAAAAGTGCTGCCGAGAAACTGGTCGCCGATTTTGCGCAACTGCTTGAGGACATGGAATAG
- a CDS encoding NADPH-dependent FMN reductase, producing the protein MTQFNLLGISGSLRQGSFNRHLIREAGRLMEGATFTEADIDLPLYNGDVEDRDGIPAKVQVLADQIAAADAVVISTPEYNQSFSGVLKNALDWVSRTEGAPWKGKPVALVSAAAGRAGGARAQYALRLAMTPFRPRLLMGPEVMVAGAPDQFTNGKLAEDEVYERSLKVLMKLLKAEAALIA; encoded by the coding sequence ATGACACAGTTTAACCTATTGGGAATATCGGGATCCTTGCGACAAGGGTCGTTCAACCGCCACCTGATCCGCGAGGCCGGGCGGCTGATGGAAGGGGCCACATTCACCGAGGCCGATATCGACCTGCCGCTGTATAATGGCGATGTCGAGGATCGCGACGGCATCCCCGCCAAGGTGCAGGTGCTGGCCGACCAGATCGCGGCGGCGGATGCGGTGGTGATTTCAACGCCGGAATACAATCAATCCTTCTCGGGCGTGCTGAAAAACGCGCTGGACTGGGTCAGCCGCACCGAGGGTGCTCCGTGGAAGGGCAAGCCGGTGGCGCTGGTATCCGCCGCTGCCGGACGGGCAGGCGGGGCGCGGGCGCAATATGCGTTGCGGCTGGCGATGACGCCGTTCCGGCCACGGCTGCTGATGGGACCGGAAGTAATGGTGGCGGGGGCGCCGGACCAGTTCACCAACGGCAAGCTGGCCGAAGACGAGGTTTACGAGCGTTCCCTGAAAGTGTTGATGAAACTGCTGAAGGCCGAGGCCGCATTGATCGCATAA
- a CDS encoding RHS repeat-associated core domain-containing protein has product MNARYYDPRLGMFIQSDWFEVTKPGVGTNRYAYSFNDPVNLSDPGGGTADLALWHYLLLLTISV; this is encoded by the coding sequence CTGAACGCGCGGTATTATGACCCGAGGCTGGGGATGTTCATCCAGTCGGACTGGTTCGAGGTGACCAAACCGGGGGTCGGGACGAACAGGTATGCGTATAGTTTCAATGATCCGGTGAATTTGAGTGATCCGGGGGGGGGAACTGCGGACCTTGCGCTTTGGCACTACCTCTTATTGCTGACTATATCGGTCTAA
- a CDS encoding ribose-phosphate pyrophosphokinase: MPITPKPMLISGNANRPLAQEIARYAAMNSGMDIRLLDSRVEKFNDKEIFVEVYENVRGEDMFIIQPTSNPANDNLMELLIIADALRRSSAARITAVMPYFGYARQDRRTKARTPISAKLVANLIVEAGIHRVLTMDLHATQIQGFFDIPVDNLYASPVFALDIMHHFGERMDKVTIISPDVGGVARARDLAQRIGSGLSIVDKRRSKPGEIAEMKVIGDVEGKICIIVDDICDTAGTLCKAAEVLIEHGAAEVHSYITHGVLSGPAVERIENSVMKHLVITDSIEATQPVKDARKIRIVPSAPLFSQAILNTWEGTSVSSLFDVNTLKPLYKGSKWGQKI; encoded by the coding sequence ATGCCGATCACACCCAAACCCATGCTGATTTCCGGCAATGCCAACAGGCCCCTCGCACAAGAGATCGCCCGATACGCTGCGATGAACAGCGGGATGGACATCAGACTGCTGGATTCGCGGGTCGAGAAATTCAACGACAAGGAAATCTTTGTCGAGGTTTACGAAAATGTGCGCGGCGAGGATATGTTCATCATCCAGCCCACATCAAACCCCGCCAATGACAACCTGATGGAGCTGCTGATCATCGCTGACGCGCTGCGCCGGTCCTCGGCGGCACGGATCACCGCCGTGATGCCCTACTTTGGCTATGCCCGTCAGGACCGCAGAACCAAGGCCCGCACGCCGATTTCCGCCAAACTGGTGGCAAACCTGATTGTCGAAGCCGGTATTCACCGCGTTTTAACGATGGACCTGCACGCCACACAGATTCAGGGCTTTTTTGATATTCCGGTAGATAACCTTTATGCCTCGCCGGTGTTCGCACTGGATATCATGCACCATTTCGGCGAGCGGATGGACAAGGTGACGATCATCTCGCCCGATGTCGGCGGGGTGGCCCGTGCCCGTGATCTGGCGCAACGGATCGGCAGCGGATTGTCGATTGTGGACAAACGCCGCTCGAAACCCGGCGAGATTGCCGAGATGAAAGTGATCGGTGATGTCGAGGGCAAGATCTGTATCATCGTTGACGACATTTGCGACACCGCCGGCACCCTGTGCAAAGCTGCCGAAGTCCTGATCGAACATGGTGCCGCCGAAGTGCACTCCTATATCACCCATGGTGTGTTGTCCGGCCCTGCGGTTGAACGGATCGAGAATTCAGTGATGAAGCACCTTGTCATCACCGATTCAATCGAGGCCACCCAACCCGTCAAGGATGCGCGGAAAATCCGTATCGTGCCTTCGGCCCCGCTGTTTTCACAGGCCATTCTGAATACCTGGGAAGGCACCTCGGTGTCCTCGCTGTTTGATGTGAATACACTAAAGCCGCTGTATAAAGGCAGCAAATGGGGCCAAAAGATCTAG
- a CDS encoding H-type lectin domain-containing protein, with the protein MRKLRSRLLGVESGSVMLFSDYQHDGVMWTGEGPREFRKVIEFDEPFSSMPMVQVGLSLWDFDKATNQRADIFAEMVNPEGFALVFRTWGDTRIARVRADWIAFGEVKDDDDWVLE; encoded by the coding sequence ATGAGAAAATTGCGCAGCAGGTTGCTGGGAGTCGAAAGTGGCTCTGTTATGCTGTTTTCGGATTATCAGCATGACGGCGTGATGTGGACGGGGGAAGGCCCGCGCGAATTTCGCAAAGTGATAGAGTTTGACGAGCCTTTTTCCAGCATGCCGATGGTGCAGGTCGGTCTATCCCTGTGGGATTTCGACAAAGCCACCAACCAGCGCGCCGATATTTTTGCCGAGATGGTCAACCCCGAAGGCTTTGCGCTGGTGTTTCGCACATGGGGTGACACGCGGATCGCACGGGTGCGGGCCGACTGGATCGCTTTTGGCGAGGTCAAGGATGACGATGACTGGGTGCTGGAGTAA
- the atpA gene encoding F0F1 ATP synthase subunit alpha, with translation MGIQAAEISAILKDQIKNFGKEADVAEVGRVLSVGDGIARVYGLDNIQAGEMVEFPGGIRGMALNLEADNVGVVIFGSDRDIKEGDTVKRTKAIVDVPVGDELLGRVVDGLGNPIDGKGPVKTKKRAIADQKAPGIIPRKSVHEPMATGLKSVDAMIPIGRGQRELIIGDRQTGKTAVALDTILNQKSYNDAAESEYDKLYCIYVAIGQKRSTVAQLVKKLEETGAIDYTTVVAATASDPAPMQFLAPYAATAMAEHFRDNGRHALIIYDDLSKQAVSYRQMSLLLRRPPGREAYPGDVFYLHSRLLERSSKLNEDFGSGSLTALPIIETQGGDVSAFIPTNVISITDGQIFLETELFYQGIRPAVNTGLSVSRVGSSAQTNAMKSVAGPVKLELAQYREMAAFAQFGSDLDAATQAMLNRGARLTELMKQPQYSPLTNAEIVCVIYAGTKGYLDGIDVKQVGRFEEGLLAHLRQKNADLLAEITDKDPKIKGEIEDKIKAALDAFAADFA, from the coding sequence ATGGGCATCCAAGCAGCCGAAATTTCTGCGATCCTTAAGGACCAGATCAAGAACTTTGGGAAAGAGGCCGATGTGGCCGAAGTCGGCCGTGTGCTGTCCGTCGGGGACGGTATTGCGCGGGTTTACGGTCTGGACAACATCCAGGCGGGTGAAATGGTCGAATTCCCCGGTGGTATCCGCGGGATGGCGCTGAACCTTGAGGCCGACAACGTGGGTGTTGTTATCTTCGGGTCGGACCGTGACATCAAAGAAGGTGACACAGTCAAGCGGACCAAGGCGATTGTGGATGTTCCTGTCGGGGACGAACTGCTGGGGCGCGTTGTGGACGGTCTGGGCAACCCGATCGACGGCAAAGGCCCTGTCAAAACCAAGAAACGCGCGATTGCCGACCAAAAGGCACCGGGCATCATCCCGCGGAAATCGGTTCACGAGCCGATGGCAACCGGCCTGAAATCGGTTGACGCGATGATCCCGATTGGCCGTGGCCAGCGCGAGCTGATCATCGGTGACCGCCAGACAGGTAAAACCGCTGTGGCGCTGGATACGATCCTGAACCAGAAATCCTATAACGATGCTGCCGAAAGCGAATACGACAAGCTGTATTGCATCTATGTCGCGATCGGCCAGAAGCGTTCGACCGTTGCACAGCTGGTGAAGAAGCTGGAAGAGACCGGCGCGATCGACTACACAACCGTGGTTGCCGCAACCGCCTCTGATCCTGCGCCAATGCAGTTTCTGGCCCCCTATGCCGCCACCGCGATGGCCGAGCATTTCCGCGACAACGGCCGTCACGCGCTGATCATCTATGATGATTTGTCCAAACAGGCCGTGTCTTATCGCCAGATGTCGTTGCTGCTGCGCCGTCCGCCTGGACGCGAAGCCTATCCCGGCGACGTTTTCTATCTGCACTCGAGACTGCTGGAACGTTCCTCGAAGCTGAACGAGGATTTCGGTTCGGGTTCGCTGACCGCGCTGCCGATCATTGAAACACAGGGCGGCGACGTTTCGGCGTTTATTCCGACCAACGTGATTTCGATCACCGATGGCCAGATCTTCCTTGAAACCGAACTGTTCTATCAGGGCATCCGCCCTGCTGTGAACACAGGTCTGTCGGTTTCGCGGGTTGGGTCCTCGGCCCAGACAAACGCGATGAAATCTGTCGCCGGTCCGGTCAAGCTGGAATTGGCCCAGTACCGCGAAATGGCTGCCTTTGCCCAGTTCGGTTCCGATCTGGATGCGGCAACACAGGCCATGCTTAACCGTGGTGCGCGTCTGACCGAGCTGATGAAACAGCCGCAGTATTCGCCGCTGACCAACGCCGAAATCGTTTGCGTCATCTATGCAGGCACCAAAGGCTATCTGGATGGTATCGACGTGAAACAGGTCGGTCGCTTTGAAGAAGGTCTGCTGGCCCACTTGCGTCAGAAAAACGCCGATCTGCTGGCGGAAATCACCGACAAAGATCCCAAGATCAAAGGTGAGATCGAAGACAAGATCAAAGCGGCGCTTGATGCCTTCGCAGCGGATTTCGCATAA
- the atpD gene encoding F0F1 ATP synthase subunit beta: MAKAKATGKITQVIGAVVDVHFTGDLPNILNAVETSNNGKKLILEVAQHLGENTVRCIAMDGTEGLVRGEPVTDLGEPISMPVGKETLGRILNVIGEPVDEKGPVKTKATRAIHQEAPDFADQSTEAEILITGIKVIDLLAPYTKGGKIGLFGGAGVGKTVLIMELINNIAKVHSGVSVFAGVGERTREGNDLYHEMIESGVIVPDNLEESKIALVYGQMNEPPGARMRVALSGLTLAEQFRDETGADVLFFVDNIFRFTQAGSEVSALLGRIPSAVGYQPTLATDMGTMQERITSTKAGSITSVQAIYVPADDLTDPAPATSFAHLDATTVLDRAISELGIYPAVDPLGSTSRLLDPALVGEEHYKVATDVQQVLQRYKSLQDIIAILGMDELSEEDKLAVARARKIQRFLSQPFDVAKVFTGSDGIQVPLEDTIASFKAVVAGEYDHLPEGAFYMVGGIDDVVAKAEKMAADAA, encoded by the coding sequence ATGGCAAAAGCGAAAGCAACCGGTAAGATCACACAGGTGATTGGCGCCGTCGTCGACGTTCATTTTACGGGTGATCTGCCCAACATTCTGAACGCGGTAGAAACATCAAACAACGGTAAGAAGCTGATTCTGGAAGTTGCACAGCACCTGGGTGAAAACACCGTGCGCTGTATTGCGATGGACGGGACCGAAGGTCTGGTGCGCGGCGAACCCGTAACCGATCTGGGCGAACCCATTTCGATGCCGGTTGGCAAAGAAACACTGGGCCGCATCCTGAACGTGATCGGCGAACCAGTGGACGAAAAAGGTCCGGTGAAAACCAAAGCAACCCGTGCGATCCACCAGGAAGCACCGGATTTTGCCGACCAGTCCACCGAGGCTGAAATCCTGATCACAGGCATCAAAGTGATCGACCTGCTGGCCCCCTACACCAAGGGCGGCAAGATTGGTCTGTTCGGCGGTGCCGGCGTTGGCAAAACCGTTCTGATTATGGAACTGATCAACAACATCGCCAAAGTGCACTCGGGTGTGTCCGTGTTCGCCGGTGTTGGCGAGCGGACCCGTGAAGGCAACGACCTTTACCACGAGATGATTGAATCGGGCGTTATCGTTCCCGACAATCTGGAAGAAAGCAAAATCGCGCTGGTTTACGGCCAGATGAACGAGCCTCCCGGTGCGCGTATGCGGGTTGCCCTGTCCGGTCTGACACTGGCCGAGCAGTTCCGCGATGAAACCGGCGCTGACGTGTTGTTCTTTGTTGACAATATCTTCCGCTTTACGCAAGCGGGTTCCGAGGTTTCGGCGCTGCTGGGTCGTATCCCGTCTGCTGTGGGCTATCAGCCGACACTGGCCACCGACATGGGGACCATGCAGGAACGGATTACGTCGACCAAAGCCGGATCAATCACTTCGGTTCAGGCGATTTACGTGCCTGCGGATGACCTTACCGACCCTGCACCGGCCACATCGTTCGCCCACCTTGACGCGACAACCGTTCTGGACCGTGCGATTTCCGAGCTGGGCATCTACCCTGCTGTGGATCCGCTGGGTTCCACCTCGCGTCTGCTTGACCCGGCCCTGGTTGGCGAAGAGCACTACAAGGTAGCCACCGACGTTCAGCAGGTTCTGCAGCGTTATAAGTCGCTTCAGGATATCATCGCCATTCTGGGCATGGACGAATTGTCGGAAGAGGACAAGCTGGCCGTGGCCCGTGCGCGTAAAATCCAGCGCTTCCTGTCACAGCCGTTCGACGTTGCCAAAGTATTCACCGGTTCTGACGGTATCCAGGTTCCGCTGGAAGATACGATTGCATCGTTCAAGGCTGTTGTGGCTGGCGAATATGACCACCTGCCCGAAGGCGCCTTCTACATGGTTGGCGGCATCGACGACGTGGTTGCCAAAGCCGAGAAAATGGCCGCGGACGCAGCTTAA
- a CDS encoding YcgN family cysteine cluster protein, with product MSDDPIKRDGLRDRFWEKVPLKNLAPKEWEALCDGCGKCCLNKLEDPDTGEVAFTRVACRLLDNETCRCGQYDIRLQFVPECVHLTPQNISKVAYWMPSTCAYRLVYEGKPLYDWHPLISGTAQTVHDAGQSVRGWTVPEFEVPEEEWEDHIIEDL from the coding sequence ATGTCTGACGATCCAATCAAACGCGACGGTTTGCGCGACCGGTTCTGGGAAAAGGTACCGCTGAAAAACCTTGCCCCCAAGGAATGGGAAGCGCTGTGCGACGGCTGCGGCAAATGCTGTCTGAACAAACTGGAAGACCCCGACACCGGCGAGGTCGCCTTCACCCGCGTGGCGTGTCGTCTGCTGGACAATGAAACATGCCGCTGCGGCCAATATGACATCCGCCTGCAATTCGTGCCCGAATGCGTGCATTTGACGCCGCAAAACATCAGCAAAGTGGCCTACTGGATGCCCTCAACCTGCGCCTACCGGCTGGTTTACGAGGGCAAACCGCTATACGACTGGCACCCGCTGATATCGGGCACCGCGCAAACGGTGCATGACGCAGGCCAATCCGTGCGCGGCTGGACCGTGCCGGAATTCGAAGTGCCCGAAGAAGAATGGGAAGACCATATAATCGAGGATCTTTAG
- a CDS encoding F0F1 ATP synthase subunit gamma has translation MPNLKDLKNRIESVKNTRKITKAMQMVAAAKLRRAQEAAEDGRPYTARMNAVLGGLAASVGGSDSAPKLLAGSGSDQVHLLIVMTGERGLCGGFNSSIVRMARAKAQELTVAGKTVKMITVGKKGRDQLKREYGDVMVNHVDLTGIKRIGYANAHEIARDVLGRFDDGEFDVATIFYNTFVNVAVQDPTEQQIIPATFEAAADDEAGTVYDYEPGEDEILKDLLPRGVATQIFSALLENGASEQGARMSAMDNATRNAGEMIDKLTIEFNRSRQAIITNELIEIISGAEAL, from the coding sequence ATGCCAAATCTTAAGGACCTAAAAAACCGGATCGAAAGCGTCAAGAACACGCGCAAGATCACCAAAGCCATGCAAATGGTTGCCGCGGCGAAACTTCGCCGCGCGCAGGAAGCTGCCGAAGATGGCCGCCCCTATACAGCACGCATGAATGCTGTTCTGGGCGGTTTGGCGGCCTCTGTTGGTGGTTCTGACTCCGCCCCCAAACTGCTGGCTGGCAGCGGGTCGGATCAGGTGCATCTGTTGATCGTGATGACCGGTGAACGCGGGCTTTGTGGCGGGTTTAACTCGTCCATCGTCCGCATGGCGCGCGCCAAGGCTCAAGAGCTGACGGTTGCGGGCAAAACGGTAAAAATGATCACGGTTGGCAAAAAAGGCCGCGATCAGCTGAAACGTGAATATGGTGACGTGATGGTCAATCACGTGGACCTGACCGGGATCAAGCGGATTGGCTATGCCAACGCGCATGAAATTGCCCGCGATGTTCTGGGCCGGTTCGACGATGGCGAATTCGATGTAGCAACGATTTTCTACAACACATTCGTAAACGTCGCGGTTCAAGACCCCACCGAACAGCAAATCATTCCCGCAACGTTCGAGGCAGCCGCCGACGACGAAGCAGGCACGGTTTACGATTACGAGCCCGGCGAGGACGAGATCCTGAAGGATCTTCTGCCCCGTGGTGTGGCGACACAGATTTTTTCGGCTCTGCTGGAAAATGGCGCGTCCGAGCAAGGCGCGCGGATGTCGGCAATGGATAACGCAACGCGCAATGCGGGCGAAATGATCGACAAGCTGACGATCGAATTCAACCGCTCGCGTCAGGCGATCATCACCAACGAGCTTATCGAAATTATTTCGGGTGCGGAAGCACTCTAG